A window from Chroicocephalus ridibundus chromosome 11, bChrRid1.1, whole genome shotgun sequence encodes these proteins:
- the LOC134522106 gene encoding protocadherin gamma-A12-like: MYVAGRWRCRLNRALLWCALVAAWEAAWGQPRYSVPEEMPKGSFVGDVAKDLALDLPAIQDGGVRLLSESRTRYFALHGKTGHLVTAERIDREQLCESVQQCVLRCEVIVEGEMKVYGIEVEITDINDNAPSFKEIELEERISEMTAMGSRFPLAEAHDPDVGRNSLQRYELSGDEHFSLSVQAGPGGDQRPELVLAKALDREEAAFHELVLRASDGGEPSRTGTARIRVAVLDANDNAPAFSQAEYTVRVAEDVPVGSALLTVTATDADEGMNCHVKFSVKKISEKASKIFHLDSETGAITLLQSLDFEEGDLYELQVQARDAGELFDTAKVIITVTDVNDNAPEMTVSSALRDISEDAPPGTVVALLHVQDRDSGPNGQVRCSIAESLPFRLEKLFKNYYRVVTAEVLDREAVSEYNVTVRASDGGSPPLWSSAVLSLRVLDVNDNAPVFAEARYSARVAENNAAGALVLTVRAADADWGQNARVRYRLWEGRVRGAPLSSYVSVHAETGALYALRSFDYEEVREVGLWVRAEDGGAPSLSSNVSVRLVIVDENDNAPQVLYPPPASGAGWAGVELAPRSAEPGALVAKVVAVDADAGQNAWLSYELAKATEPALFRVGLHSGEVRTARVPLSRDAARQSLVVVVKDHGRPALSATATLTVVLAESVGELLSELGSAAAAAAAAAAGEPSVSLTRWLVLAVAAVSCLFLAFLLLLLALRLRRWRRSQLLAAGSGALRGVPASHFVGIDGVRAFLHSYSHEVSLTADSRKSQLRFSGGSCCDTLPARPPPDEPAPLLAEDADGARRADPAAPPVSSSHHACSATPPSPSSLSFPTRVLCRVCRMRFRYKEGKASLINSLCNSAARRFRSSQPFCFSMGVINS; encoded by the exons ATGTATGTGGCGGGGAGGTGGCGGTGCCGGCTAAATCGAGCCCTGCTGTGGTGTGCCCTGGTGGCAGCGTGGGAGGCGGCGTGGGGGCAGCCGCGCTACTCGGTTCCTGAGGAGATGCCGAAGGGCTCGTTCGTGGGCGACGTGGCTAAGGACCTGGCGCTGGACCTGCCGGCGATCCAAGACGGCGGCGTCCGTCTTCTGTCCGAAAGTAGGACGCGGTATTTTGCCCTTCACGGGAAGACGGGACATTTAGTGACGGCGGAGAGGATagacagagagcagctgtgcGAGAGTGTGCAGCAATGCGTGCTGCGCTGTGAGGTGATAGTGGAGGGGGAAATGAAGGTTTATGGAATCGAAGTGGAAATCACGGACATTAACGACAACGCCCCCAGCTTCAAGGAAATAGAGCTGGAGGAGAGAATAAGCGAGATGACAGCTATGGGGTCGCGTTTTCCCCTGGCCGAAGCTCACGACCCGGACGTGGGACGGAATTCCCTGCAGAGGTACGAGCTGAGCGGTGACGAGCACTTCTCGCTGTCCGTGCAGGCGGGCCCCGGCGGGGACCAGCGTCCCGAGCTGGTGCTGGCGAAggcgctggaccgggaggaggCGGCCTTTCACGAGCTGGTGCTGAGGGCGAGCGACGGCGGCGAGCCGTCGCGGACGGGCACGGCGCGGATCCGCGTGGCGGTGCTGGACGCCAACGACAACGCTCCCGCGTTCAGCCAGGCGGAGTACACGGTGCGTGTGGCGGAGGACGTGCCCGTGGGCTCCGCCCTGCTCACCGTCACGGCCACTGACGCCGACGAAGGGATGAATTGTCACGTGAAATTCTCGGTGAAGAAAATCTCAGAGAAAGCCTCAAAAATTTTCCATCTGGACTCTGAGACGGGAGCGATTACGCTGTTGCAGAGCCTGGACTTCGAGGAAGGTGACTTGTACGAATTGCAGGTGCAGGCACGAGATGCAGGAGAACTTTTCGACACAGCGAAAGTCATAATCACGGTGACAGACGTGAATGACAACGCACCCGAAATGACAGTGTCGTCGGCGCTAAGAGACATCTCTGAGGACGCCCCGCCGGGGACGGTGGTGGCCCTGCTGCACGTGCAGGACCGCGACTCGGGCCCCAACGGCCAGGTGCGGTGCAGCATCGCCGAGAGCCTCCCGTTCCGTCTGGAGaagttgtttaaaaattactACCGCGTGGTGACTGCCGAGGTGCTGGACCGTGAGGCGGTGTCGGAGTACAACGTGACGGTGCGGGCGTCGGACGGCGGTTCGCCGCCGCTGTGGAGCAGCGCGGTGCTGTCGCTGCGGGtgctggacgtgaacgacaacgcgccggtgtTCGCGGAGGCGCGGTACAGCGCGCGGGTGGCcgagaacaacgcggcgggcgcgctGGTGCTGACGGTGCGGGCGGCGGACGCGGACTGGGGTCAGAACGCGCGCGTGCGGTACCGGCTGTGGGAGGGGCGCGTGCGGGGCGCGCCGCTGTCGTCGTACGTGTCGGTGCACGCGGAGACGGGCGCGCTGTACGCGCTGCGCTCCTTCGACTACGAGGAGGTGCGCgaggtggggctgtgggtgcgggCGGAGGACGGCGGCGCGCCGTCGCTGAGCAGCAACGTGTCGGTGCGCCTGGTGATCgtggacgagaacgacaacgcgccgcagGTGCTGTACCCGCCGCCGGCGTCGGGCGCGGGCTGGGCGGGCGTGGAGCTGGCGCCGCGGTCGGCGGAGCCCGGGGCGCTGGTGgccaaggtggtggcggtggacgcggacgcgGGGCAGAACGCGTGGCTGTCGTACGAGCTGGCGAAGGCGACGGAGCCGGCgctgttccgcgtggggctgcacagcggcgagGTGCGCACGGCGCGGGTGCCGCTGTCCCGCGACGCGGCGCGGcagagcctggtggtggtggtgaaggaccacgggcgtccggcgctgtcggccacggccacgctgacGGTGGTGCTGGCCGAGAGCGTGGGCGAGCTGCTGTCGGAgctgggcagcgcggcggcggcggcggcggcggcggcggcgggcgagccgTCCGTCAGCCTGAcgcgctggctggtgctggccgtGGCGGCcgtgtcctgcctcttcctcgccttcctgctgctgctgctggcgctgcgccTGCGGCGCTGGCGCCGCTCGCAGCtgctggcggcgggcagcggcgccttGCGCGGCGTCCCGGCCTCGCACTTCGTGGGCATCGACGGCGTCCGCGCCTTCCTGCACTCCTACTCGCACGAGGTGTCGCTCACCGCCGACTCGCGCAAGAGCCAGCTCCGCTTCTCGGGCGGCAGCTGCTGCGACACCCTCccggcgcgcccgccgcccgaCGAGCCCGCGCCGCTGCTCGCCGAGGACGCCGACGGCGCCCGCCGCGCCgaccccgccgctcccccggtgAGTTCCTCCCACCACGCTTGCTCTGCCacgcctccctctccctcttctctgtcCTTTCCCACCCGTGTTCTCTGTCGTGTCTGTAGGATGAGGTTTCGTTACAAGGAAGGCAAAGCTTCGTTGATCAACTCGCTGTGTAACTCAGCTGCTCGTCGTTTCCGCTCTtctcagcctttctgtttctccatG GGTGTCATCAATTCTTAA